In one Trichlorobacter lovleyi SZ genomic region, the following are encoded:
- a CDS encoding 4Fe-4S ferredoxin yields the protein MQIENIIRSFWASHPSNSLHLATGEKAWLEPQLAIARGDDPLFLRIKELIGPFLWTPQEAYAQAFPKAPAAAEELRVISYLLPQTPETRADQCQETTVPAERWARSRFHGEEFNCELRLHLAATLTQLGYPAVAPERLPGFAYRQSERFGLASNWSERHVAFVAGHGTFGLSDALITRWGKAVRFGSVVSRINLPVTPRVYGDDHHAWCLWYAKGSCGACAKRCPVDAITTANGHDKQACFTYIRETTTPYATATYGTGATPCGLCQVKIPCEARVPVALQ from the coding sequence ATGCAGATCGAAAACATCATTCGCAGCTTCTGGGCATCGCACCCCAGCAACAGCCTGCATCTTGCAACCGGAGAAAAGGCCTGGCTAGAGCCACAGCTGGCCATAGCGCGGGGAGACGATCCCCTGTTTCTGCGCATCAAAGAGCTGATCGGTCCTTTCCTCTGGACCCCGCAAGAGGCCTATGCCCAGGCATTCCCTAAAGCGCCGGCAGCTGCCGAAGAGCTGCGGGTAATCAGCTATCTCCTGCCGCAGACACCGGAGACCCGTGCTGACCAGTGTCAGGAAACCACGGTGCCGGCTGAACGCTGGGCCCGCTCACGTTTTCATGGAGAAGAGTTCAACTGCGAACTGCGTCTGCACCTGGCAGCAACACTCACCCAGCTTGGCTATCCTGCTGTGGCGCCGGAGCGGCTACCCGGCTTTGCCTACCGCCAGTCGGAACGCTTTGGTCTGGCTTCCAACTGGTCAGAACGGCATGTGGCCTTTGTTGCCGGACACGGCACCTTTGGCCTCTCTGATGCCCTGATCACCCGCTGGGGCAAGGCGGTTCGCTTTGGCTCGGTGGTGTCGCGCATCAACCTGCCGGTCACCCCACGGGTGTACGGCGATGACCATCATGCCTGGTGCCTCTGGTATGCCAAAGGCAGCTGCGGCGCCTGCGCCAAACGCTGTCCGGTTGATGCCATCACCACAGCCAACGGACATGATAAACAGGCCTGTTTCACCTACATCCGTGAAACAACCACCCCCTATGCAACCGCAACCTACGGCACCGGGGCGACACCCTGCGGCCTGTGCCAGGTCAAGATCCCGTGTGAGGCACGGGTGCCGGTTGCACTGCAGTGA
- a CDS encoding LrgB family protein produces MNSDMSQLWCYLSTSPLLWLTVTLLAYQLGVWCFQRCGCSQLLNPVLTAVLVLVLLLKLSATDYQTYFRGAQFIHFLLGPATVALAIPLYREIAVIRKSFMPIIVALFAGSLAAILSAVGIARLLGGERILLLTLSPKSVTTPIAMGISEQIGGLPALTAVAVVLTGITGVVIGDLVLNRMKVHDETARGMAFGIASHGIGTAHAMHKSRVTGAFSALAMALNGLLTALLLPLLVSLLR; encoded by the coding sequence ATGAACAGCGACATGAGCCAGCTCTGGTGCTACCTGTCCACCAGCCCGCTGTTATGGCTGACCGTAACCCTGCTGGCCTATCAGCTGGGGGTCTGGTGTTTCCAGCGCTGCGGCTGCAGCCAGCTTCTCAACCCGGTGCTGACCGCAGTCCTGGTATTGGTCCTATTGCTGAAGCTCAGCGCTACCGACTACCAGACCTATTTTCGCGGAGCCCAGTTCATCCATTTTCTGCTGGGCCCGGCCACGGTCGCCCTGGCAATTCCGCTCTACCGTGAGATTGCCGTAATCCGCAAATCATTTATGCCGATCATCGTCGCCCTGTTTGCCGGTTCGCTGGCCGCCATACTCAGCGCAGTCGGGATCGCCCGGCTGCTGGGGGGTGAGCGGATACTGCTGTTAACCCTCTCCCCCAAGTCGGTCACCACCCCGATTGCCATGGGGATCTCTGAACAGATCGGCGGCCTGCCCGCCCTGACCGCGGTTGCGGTGGTACTGACCGGCATCACCGGCGTTGTGATTGGCGATCTGGTGCTCAACCGGATGAAGGTGCATGACGAAACAGCCCGCGGCATGGCCTTCGGGATCGCCTCCCACGGGATCGGCACCGCCCATGCCATGCACAAGAGCCGGGTGACCGGCGCCTTTTCGGCACTGGCAATGGCCCTGAACGGCCTGCTTACGGCACTGCTGCTGCCGCTGCTGGTCAGCCTGCTGCGCTGA
- a CDS encoding TetR/AcrR family transcriptional regulator, translating into MEKKDTRSDIIKIGTELISRQGYNATGIEMVLKEAGVPKGSFYHYFKSKEEFGLAVMDVFADYYSRRMTALLQDTELSPLSRIRTLLEGSLQRFSNNQCSKGCLIGNLGQEMADQNERFRARLDEIFDDWRALFGDCLREAQAAKELDSRLDADAMASFILSGWEGAILRAKVMKSPQPLQDFIEVLFNVTLR; encoded by the coding sequence ATGGAAAAGAAAGACACCCGCAGCGACATCATCAAAATCGGTACCGAGCTGATCTCCCGCCAGGGCTATAACGCCACCGGCATTGAGATGGTGCTGAAAGAGGCCGGAGTACCCAAGGGCTCGTTCTACCACTACTTCAAGAGCAAGGAAGAGTTCGGTCTGGCCGTCATGGACGTCTTTGCCGACTACTACAGCCGGCGCATGACCGCCCTGCTGCAGGACACAGAGCTATCCCCTCTAAGCCGTATCCGCACCTTGCTGGAAGGCTCGCTGCAGCGCTTCAGCAACAACCAGTGCAGCAAGGGCTGCCTGATCGGCAACCTGGGACAGGAGATGGCCGATCAGAATGAACGCTTTCGCGCCCGGCTGGATGAGATATTCGACGACTGGCGCGCGCTGTTTGGCGACTGTCTGCGGGAAGCCCAGGCTGCTAAAGAGTTGGACAGCCGTCTTGATGCCGATGCAATGGCCTCCTTTATCCTGTCCGGCTGGGAAGGGGCGATCCTGCGGGCCAAGGTCATGAAGTCGCCGCAACCGCTGCAGGATTTTATCGAGGTGCTTTTTAACGTGACCCTGCGTTAA
- a CDS encoding nitroreductase family protein has product METLEAIKTRRSIRKFSDQPVEPEKLQAVLEAVQQAPSWSNRQCWSLVVVQDQDLRNRISELSFVESFFATYGYKSNPAQKGLAQAPIVLVACADPQQSGDLRGEQYYMADLGIASQNLMLAAHDLGLGTVFVGVFDEEQLKGLLGIPAHIRIVGLFPLGYPAGEAKGGPPRKPLSEFVHYGTW; this is encoded by the coding sequence GTGGAAACATTGGAAGCGATCAAGACCCGCAGAAGTATCCGCAAGTTTTCCGATCAGCCGGTTGAGCCGGAAAAACTGCAGGCCGTGCTGGAGGCGGTACAGCAGGCCCCCTCCTGGTCAAACAGGCAGTGCTGGAGCCTGGTGGTGGTGCAGGATCAGGATCTGCGCAACAGGATCAGCGAGCTGTCGTTTGTGGAATCGTTCTTTGCCACCTACGGCTACAAGAGCAACCCGGCCCAGAAAGGGCTGGCCCAGGCGCCGATCGTGCTGGTGGCCTGTGCCGACCCGCAACAGTCCGGCGACCTGCGCGGCGAGCAGTACTACATGGCTGATCTGGGCATTGCCTCCCAGAACCTGATGCTGGCTGCCCATGACCTGGGGCTGGGCACGGTCTTTGTCGGTGTGTTTGATGAGGAGCAGCTCAAAGGCCTGCTGGGTATTCCGGCCCATATCCGGATTGTGGGTCTGTTTCCCCTGGGCTACCCGGCCGGTGAGGCCAAGGGCGGCCCGCCCCGCAAGCCGCTCAGCGAGTTTGTGCATTACGGAACATGGTAA
- a CDS encoding CidA/LrgA family protein, whose amino-acid sequence MLGPLTVILLCQLVGEIIAKAGGLPIPGPVIGMVILFCGLVLRGNLSPELETVTGFLHRYLPLLFVPAGVGVITSLDLLARSWVPLAGAIVIGTAVTIAVTGLVMQRANRRHTPDHQEVQP is encoded by the coding sequence ATGCTCGGCCCTCTGACCGTAATTCTGCTGTGCCAGCTGGTGGGAGAAATCATTGCCAAGGCAGGCGGGCTGCCAATACCCGGCCCGGTGATCGGTATGGTTATCCTCTTCTGCGGACTGGTTCTGCGGGGCAACCTGTCGCCGGAGCTTGAAACAGTGACCGGCTTTCTGCACCGCTACCTGCCGCTGTTGTTTGTGCCTGCCGGAGTCGGCGTTATCACCAGCCTTGATCTGCTGGCACGCTCATGGGTGCCCCTGGCCGGAGCCATTGTGATCGGGACCGCCGTAACCATTGCCGTGACCGGTCTGGTCATGCAACGGGCAAACCGCCGCCATACGCCGGATCATCAGGAGGTGCAGCCATGA
- a CDS encoding cupin domain-containing protein, with amino-acid sequence MTTTAQNYSADHIGPFEELLNKDFMGFHGKYFIGKELGLTGCEVSLNRLPAGKAMPFIHSHKKNEELYIVLRGSGMFYVDGDEFPIQEGSLVRVAPEGERGWKAGDEDLYFICIQAEAGSLTQATLEDGKRHDTKASWMQK; translated from the coding sequence ATGACAACCACGGCACAAAACTACAGCGCAGACCATATCGGCCCGTTTGAAGAACTGCTGAACAAGGATTTCATGGGCTTTCACGGTAAATACTTCATCGGCAAGGAACTGGGCCTGACCGGCTGCGAGGTCTCCCTCAACCGTCTGCCGGCCGGCAAGGCGATGCCGTTCATCCACAGCCACAAAAAGAACGAAGAGCTGTATATCGTACTGCGGGGCAGCGGTATGTTTTACGTGGATGGCGATGAATTTCCGATTCAGGAAGGCAGCCTGGTCCGGGTGGCACCGGAGGGGGAGCGGGGCTGGAAGGCCGGCGATGAAGACCTGTACTTCATCTGCATCCAGGCCGAGGCTGGCAGCCTGACTCAGGCCACCCTGGAGGATGGCAAGCGTCACGACACCAAGGCATCATGGATGCAGAAGTAG
- a CDS encoding GNAT family N-acetyltransferase, whose protein sequence is MSSIALATAADIPRLNELLAILFTQEADFRPDLSRQSAGLRQIIENPALGHILVLREDSAIVGMVNLLYTVSTALGDRVAILEDMIIDPGYRGGGGGSRLLDGAIAFARQQGCLRITLLTDRTNSGAIRFYERHGFALSEMVPLRLLL, encoded by the coding sequence ATGTCAAGTATTGCACTGGCAACCGCGGCAGATATCCCCCGCTTGAATGAACTGCTGGCGATTCTTTTTACCCAGGAAGCCGACTTCCGGCCCGATCTTTCCAGGCAGTCCGCGGGCCTTCGCCAGATCATCGAGAATCCCGCACTGGGTCATATACTGGTGCTGCGGGAAGATTCTGCCATCGTCGGCATGGTCAACCTGCTCTATACCGTCAGCACGGCCCTGGGCGACCGGGTAGCGATTCTGGAGGATATGATTATTGACCCCGGTTACCGTGGCGGCGGTGGCGGCTCCCGCCTACTTGACGGTGCGATTGCATTTGCGAGGCAGCAGGGCTGTCTGCGTATCACCCTGCTCACCGACCGGACCAACAGCGGCGCCATCCGTTTTTATGAGCGCCATGGGTTTGCGCTTTCGGAAATGGTGCCGTTAAGGCTTTTACTATAG
- a CDS encoding flavin reductase family protein, with protein MKQSVGAKTLAMPTPVWLVGSYDADNKPNIMTIAWGGICCSTPPCVTVSLRKATHSYAAIEARKAFTVSIPSAEQVAEADFCGIASGRDTDKFGACNWTPVKSELVDAPYVSEAPLVIECRLLHTLEIGLHTQFVGEIVDIKADETVLGAKGYPDITKVKPFIWDAAHRRYFGLGEYLGTAWEIGKTITTEESP; from the coding sequence ATGAAACAGTCAGTGGGAGCAAAGACCCTGGCCATGCCGACCCCGGTCTGGCTGGTGGGCAGCTATGATGCCGACAACAAACCCAACATCATGACCATCGCCTGGGGCGGCATCTGCTGCTCTACCCCGCCCTGCGTGACGGTCTCCCTGCGCAAGGCCACCCACAGCTACGCAGCCATTGAGGCCCGCAAGGCCTTTACGGTCAGCATCCCTTCGGCAGAACAGGTGGCAGAGGCGGACTTCTGCGGAATCGCCTCGGGCCGTGATACGGACAAATTCGGCGCCTGCAACTGGACCCCGGTCAAGAGCGAGCTGGTGGATGCCCCCTACGTGAGTGAGGCGCCGCTGGTGATCGAATGCCGCCTGCTGCACACCCTGGAGATCGGCCTGCACACCCAGTTTGTGGGGGAGATCGTGGATATCAAGGCCGACGAAACCGTACTGGGCGCCAAGGGGTACCCGGACATCACCAAGGTCAAGCCGTTCATCTGGGATGCGGCCCACCGCCGCTACTTCGGGCTGGGGGAGTACCTTGGCACGGCCTGGGAGATCGGTAAAACCATCACAACGGAGGAATCACCATGA
- the blaOXA gene encoding class D beta-lactamase, which yields MPRLHLYAVLLLLICVVTPARAEDAVLARLFSDRKVSGTLLIANLKGNALHLHDEARANKPLLPASTFKIPNTLIALDEGVVTEQERLKWDGTDRGVPAWNRDQTLTSAFKNSCVWCYQELAQRIGIARYRQWLKKIDYGNADPGPGLTSFWLSGDLRISAVQQMLFLHKLYKRELPFKASSYDALARIMLMEEKPGYRLYAKTGWAGYGEKNTPQTGWYVGYVETGTEVWFFALNMAITKPAEGAYRQQIVMEALKLKGII from the coding sequence ATGCCTCGCTTACACCTGTACGCAGTGCTGCTGCTACTGATCTGTGTTGTAACACCTGCCAGGGCCGAAGATGCCGTGCTTGCCAGGCTGTTCAGTGATCGCAAGGTCAGCGGCACCCTCCTGATCGCCAACCTGAAGGGTAACGCCCTGCACCTGCATGACGAGGCCCGCGCCAACAAGCCGCTGCTGCCCGCCTCCACCTTCAAGATCCCCAACACCCTGATCGCCCTTGATGAAGGGGTAGTCACTGAACAGGAGCGACTGAAATGGGATGGCACAGACAGAGGGGTGCCGGCCTGGAACCGGGATCAGACCCTGACCAGCGCCTTCAAAAACTCCTGCGTCTGGTGTTATCAGGAACTGGCACAGCGGATCGGCATTGCACGCTACCGGCAGTGGCTGAAAAAGATCGACTACGGTAATGCCGATCCCGGGCCGGGGCTGACCAGCTTCTGGCTGTCCGGTGATCTGCGGATCAGCGCGGTGCAGCAGATGCTGTTTCTGCATAAGCTGTACAAGCGAGAGCTGCCGTTCAAGGCAAGCTCCTACGATGCCCTGGCCAGGATCATGCTGATGGAGGAAAAGCCCGGCTACCGCCTGTACGCCAAGACCGGCTGGGCAGGTTATGGAGAAAAAAACACGCCGCAAACCGGCTGGTATGTGGGCTATGTTGAAACCGGCACTGAGGTCTGGTTTTTTGCCCTGAACATGGCTATAACCAAACCGGCAGAGGGGGCCTACCGTCAGCAGATAGTGATGGAGGCGTTAAAGCTGAAGGGGATAATTTAG
- a CDS encoding flavodoxin family protein, translating to MKIVSLLGSPRSTGNSATIARHLLQTAAGLGAETQTFELNRLAYRGCQACYACKQGREDCVLNDDLTEVLAAVQAADAVVLATPVYYGDITAQLKGFIDRSYSYLVPDYLTNPQPSRLSSKKLVFILTQGQPEEAMFADIFPRYDFFLKWMGFTETRLIRACGIGPANGNDKAPETALQQAAEAARHLMA from the coding sequence ATGAAGATTGTCAGCCTGCTGGGGAGCCCCAGAAGCACCGGTAACAGCGCCACCATTGCCAGGCACCTGCTGCAGACCGCTGCCGGACTGGGTGCCGAAACCCAGACCTTTGAACTGAACCGTCTGGCCTATCGCGGCTGTCAGGCCTGCTATGCCTGCAAGCAAGGAAGGGAAGACTGTGTGCTGAACGATGACCTGACAGAAGTTCTGGCCGCAGTACAGGCTGCAGATGCCGTGGTGCTGGCCACGCCGGTCTATTACGGCGACATCACCGCCCAGCTGAAAGGTTTCATTGACCGCAGCTATTCCTATCTGGTGCCGGACTACCTGACCAATCCGCAACCCAGCCGTCTTTCTTCCAAAAAGCTGGTCTTCATCCTGACCCAGGGCCAGCCTGAAGAGGCCATGTTTGCGGATATCTTCCCACGCTACGATTTTTTCCTGAAGTGGATGGGCTTTACGGAGACCAGACTGATCCGGGCCTGTGGTATCGGTCCGGCCAACGGCAATGACAAAGCACCGGAAACAGCCCTGCAGCAGGCGGCTGAGGCAGCACGGCACCTGATGGCCTGA
- a CDS encoding nuclear transport factor 2 family protein: MIDQAFAHSFANEWIEAWNNHDLEQVLSHYADDFEMHSPVIAQIAGEPSGMLQGKQAVGAYWSQALQLLPDLQFELITVLAGVSSITLYYRGALDRLAAEVFHFGPDGKVVKAFAHYGV, translated from the coding sequence ATGATTGATCAGGCCTTTGCACACAGTTTTGCCAATGAATGGATCGAAGCCTGGAACAACCATGATCTGGAGCAGGTACTCAGTCACTATGCCGATGACTTTGAGATGCACTCGCCGGTAATTGCCCAGATTGCGGGTGAACCGTCCGGCATGCTGCAGGGCAAGCAGGCGGTGGGGGCTTACTGGAGCCAGGCCCTGCAACTGCTGCCGGATCTGCAGTTTGAACTGATCACCGTACTTGCCGGGGTCAGCAGCATTACCCTCTACTATCGCGGCGCACTGGACCGGCTGGCTGCCGAGGTCTTTCATTTCGGGCCGGACGGCAAGGTGGTCAAGGCCTTTGCCCATTACGGGGTATAA